In a single window of the Arachis hypogaea cultivar Tifrunner chromosome 6, arahy.Tifrunner.gnm2.J5K5, whole genome shotgun sequence genome:
- the LOC112805450 gene encoding uncharacterized protein yields MDDGTINNDQWLTLSLSLPSPPTPPHSSQEDQKPAQPLMLPAAMTRRTKKATAKTKTIDPPPFPWATTKLATVHTLEHLLANKISSITGTVKCRSCQKQYEMDFDLEGKFREVARFVIKKNRDTHDRAPSSWMAPVLPNCEFCNGKNTAVPVIAAKKRNINWLFLFLGQMIGCCKLSQLKYFCKHADIHLTGAKDRCGLIYLFLLYTYDDERSITQFIVYTIARSYVKNNNFDDPVSSYFDNDQLR; encoded by the exons ATGGACGACGGCACAATCAATAATGACCAATGgctaaccctctctctctccctcccttcacCACCCACACCCCCGCACTCATCACAAGAAGACCAAAAGCCCGCTCAGCCACTTATGCTGCCGGCGGCGATGACCAGACGAACGAAGAAAGCCACCGCCAAAACAAAGACCATAGATCCACCGCCATTCCCATGGGCCACAACGAAACTCGCCACCGTTCATACTCTTGAACACTTACTGGCAAACAAAATTAGCTCAATCACCGGAACCGTTAAATGCAGATCGTGTCAGAAGCAATACGAAATGGATTTCGATCTGGAAGGGAAGTTTCGCGAAGTTGCGCGGTTCGTTATCAAGAAAAACCGGGACACGCACGACCGGGCACCGAGCTCTTGGATGGCTCCGGTTCTTCCAAACTGTGAGTTCTGCAACGGAAAGAATACGGCGGTTCCGGTGATCGCCGCAAAGAAGAGGAATATCAATTGGTTGTTCTTGTTTTTGGGACAAATGATTGGGTGTTGTAAGCTTTCGCAATTGAAGTATTTCTGCAAGCATGCAGATATTCACTTAACTGGAGCCAAAGATCG GTGtggattaatttatttatttttgttgtataCTTATGATGATGAGAGATCAATAACTCAGTTTATAGTTTATACCATTGCACGGTCTTACGTT aaaaataataatttcgatGACCCTGTAAGCAGTTACTTTGACAATGACCAGTTGAGATAA